AAGAGCGGACGATCGTCACCCGGCAGCGCTCCTCCCCCGATGTATCCGCCGAACCAATCACGGGTCACCCTGCCTGTAGTCTCGTGCTTATGTCAGAGCCGTGTGCGCGGTCACTGACCGCTGCCGTCCAGTGCTGTCAGCCCCTCAGGACTCATGATGTTCTCGGTCCCCCCTCAGGTACCTCACTTTGTGGTCCGTGGCCACCGCCAAACCCATTCTGAGGAAGGGACTGAAATGGAGTAAGGTGAAGATGCCGGTCGGGGACCCCATAATGAAGGATAACGTGCGGTACAGCCGTAGACCGCTCTTCTTCAGACAGTGACCTCTGATAAATGTCTGGTCTGTATCTACAGCTGCGTTCACACGGAGGGTGAAGAATGGCGCGGTATTATTTAATGTCGGTTTTCTGTTCATACATTACAATAAACCAGGATTGTACAGATTGTGTGTCAGTCCCATTGACCTCGCCATGACGGGTGCGAGCTCCTCAGATCATGAAGGGCAGGTCGATGTTCCGCTCTCCGTTCCCGATGTACAGGTAACCGTGCTGCGGCGTCAGTGGGATGTGGTAGAACGTCATCCCCAACCACAGAAGACTCCGCAGGACCACCacgctgctcccctgctcccagtGCAAACTCCAGCAACCTGTGGGGGAGGGAAAGGGAGGTTACTGGGGGATCGTGTGCCGGACTAAAGGAAGGCTTCTGTATATTCTAGGATTCGGCCAATGGGTGTCCAGATATGAGCCCCCCTCAGTGGGGTCCAACCCTCAGCGCAGCACTCCAATAACGAGGGACCATTTCTAAAGACTTCCCTGACCACATAAATCCTGTGTGAGCAGAGTTGTCGGATTGCAGACTGACGACTTCCGGTTGTGAATGGCGGGGGCAGCAGGGTTCTGGACAGTCCTAGGAGAGGATGGGTGTGGTGGTTCAGGGTATTAGGTCCCCATGCAGTGACCAAATGAGATCTCATCCCCTCCGAGCTGCAAATGTGGAAATTTCCCTCGGCTCTTTAGTCTTCTCCACAATCAAAACCATATTTCATTCTCTTTTGTGGCAGCCGCCAAAGGGCGGTCTCTGGGAATGCTGCACCCCGGAGGCAGCCGGCACATGGGAAAGCGTCTCCTCTGATGTGCGGCTCAGAGGCCATTGCCTGGTAGACGGGCGCGGACGTCTGATCGACCACAACTAATGAGGAGCAGAAACACATCAACTTGCGTGTTACCCGCGCATGCGGAGGACGCAGCCGCTGTCTCCAAATTAACCCTTAATCCAATAACAGAGTGGCGGGGAGCTCGGGGACTGCAGCTGTCGGTCAGCGGATGGGCTCCGGCTACAAACGCCAAAAATCGCAACCTCTCAAAGTGAAAGGAGTCTCGTTGCAAACCACAAGTTACCAGTCGTACAGTGGTCGGGTTGTGATAACCTGTGGGTTGCGCTGTGACCCCATTCTTTTTCACTGGTGGCGATCCGTGTGACAGGTCTCGCCCCAGCCTCATCAGAATGACCTCGTTCCTCCATTAAAGGCTATGTGcatctttgggggcaattttagtattattgcattttactcattttgagctaaaatcactttttcaattggtctttgttaCAAATATTGAGCCCTTTTCTCTGCACAGAGCTGAGATGCAGCCTCTGGATGTTTgctcttttccgtcagttggggagctgacggctGCTGCTCTGACATTAGAAACACTCTTTATAGCGTTTATAACTAGTGGTGAGTGAAGCGAGCGTCATCCGAAGTCTCATACTGCACGCAGATCCGTCTCCAtacggtattagaatgtatgggctccgatgagccgaggtAAGTTATTTCGAAGTCACGCGTGACTTCTTTGAATAACTtctgtagttgatttttaaactggaaacaacttgaaaccgaactctgcttcgggGCCGATAAGTACCTCAGAATCTAAGCCGATtcagaagttttgaacaaagcgacttcggagGAAGCATCGgaagcttcgctcaacactagttatatgtAGTTTAAAGTGTAAATGTcaagttttaataaaaaaaaaacattttagcatgtgttactgctgcagcagcattatgcataaagcaatctttagttgcTTCACCTACCACTGTTTTCCTGGAGTTTCCcgcttagttacggctgtttaaacatttacaatatgaggaccttctcaagacggctcctctgccagttctctgaggccaaaactgctttccctcacttcccatacacacttgctgtagccagcagctccctgccagccaatcagattggattactgagagacacgcctcctcactgaagcctaatgcaggcctgcagtgtgaaggaccgcccctccatcttcctagccggagacagatgagccccaGCAACGGTCtataagggacaggggacattaatgaaagctgttattctgACAACCATTGACCGACTACCCCAGGTCCACATGCCTAGCTCGAATaatctagcaaataaaaaaatgtataaccaGGGTTAGGGCGAGCACACAACACTTGGACCACAGTATTAGATAATGTGCTATACGATACTGCGGGGTGAGATACCACATGAGCAGGAGTTTAGTTGGGTAGATTTGCATTGCCCACACTGGAACTTACAGACTTTATAAGCATCGAAATAGTGTGCAGGAGGCTTATTATCAACCTATGTGTGTATACATGCTATTGGACACGGAAGTTCAGCAATTGCAAAGCAATCCATAACGGTgcagatatatatacacatcagtGTGTTGTGAATATAAGGGACTTATCCTATCTATGAACTCTATTGGTGTGGATATCAGTACTACAATTGATTTTATTtgaattttatattattatacacGTGTAGTTTgattgtgatttaattaaattttatgcACATTATCTAATACTGTGGTCCAAGTGTTGTGTGCTCGCCCTAACCCTGGTTATACATTGATTACTCACTACtagagggtgggtgtccctctaATTGGGTTAGTAGCACCTTATCCAGAACCCTGCCTGAAGTGAGCCACCACCTtgagtataaataaaaaaaatgacagttacactttaagaaaacaaaactcaatgcagccgcactctgcaaacacaaataacatacaataatgccatagttatagaaaatattctaaTGCTGCGCTTATTtcgtaaatttgagattcttggcaaagacattttgcacaaaattatttgggcccgtctgccggcgtcaaggcgatctctgtaagacaggaacctaacactaaattctacctgttatgtgccatgatggccaccataaaattcagggggtgcaggttccacatgcatgctgggcccactctgattttaaaaatttttggtgccataacagcctccattaaatccaggtcttatagagatcgccttgatgccggcagacgggcccaaataattttgtacaaaatgtctttgccaagaatctcaaatttacaaaatgtgTCTCATTaccaccagaatattttctataattatggcgtTATTGTACGTTATTTGTGTTTGAAGAGTGCtggtgcattgtgtttttttctctctgtGTTTCCAGCCATggcggcgtgcacctgcgcactgggatgtgATGACTGACTCCCTttctctcagtagtttagagatgagggtaattagatgaccggcacaaagctagaaaaactgttaaccccttTGTGACAGGCTCTTTGGAGCACGTGTGTCTCTGCAtttcggggagggggggggggggtactgtctgtCCTTAGGGAGAGCACCTAGTCAGCGTAAGGAGTCTTATCAAAACGTATAGAAAGCTTCCCCTGCTGCAGTCCTGAGGCTGTATACAGGAAGGAAGACTATACTGAACACAGCAAGGCTTCCCCGAGCAATGGCTTCTAATGTGACCGTGACCAGAGGCCACCCGCCCCCTGCGACACTCATTGACAGGTTATCAGCTTGTAGGTAAAAGTTCCTGAGCCTCATCGCAGCCGGGGACACATGCATACAAGGTCACATCACTGCAGTCAGCGCCTCTTACGGGACAATCACCCCCATCAAGTCCACAGGGCAGTGACCTTACatcctcctctcctgaaatcctctgtgctgctgggaggaccctgctccttccactatgtaactctcatcctgtcacCTCTGCAAGATCAGTGCACTCCTGTCCTGAAATCCTCTGCACTGCTCCAGAATGTTATAAGGGAGTAAACATAATTGGGGGGCGTTGACCTCTGTGTTGGGGCGCCCTCTCACCTTTAGGGACGTCGTGTTCCAGGGAGTTCAGGAAGTCGATGGCGGGGTCCTGGTCGGCCTTCTCCAGCAGAGACTTCTTCTTGGGGTGAAGTGTTGGGGTGAAGTGGAAGAAGGAGCTCAGCCTTTTTGCCTCGCTGACTGTAAGACCTGGGGGGGGCAAGACGAGGGTCAGAGGTCATGACCATGGAGGATACAGCAGCGTCGATCAGGGGCCCCGAACCATCAGCTGCAATTTGGGCCCCACAGGCTGTGATTTACCTCGGAAGCTGCTGTTTACGTTGACCTGTCCGAGTGGATTCTTGAGGAACGCCCCCCGCGGAGCCACCGCTGCCTCTCGATCAATCATTGCGATTGTGGCGACCAGACGGGACTCCTCCTTAAAGTGCTTCTGAAGAAGGAAAGCGACAAAAGGGTTAACTGCTTCCCCGCTGTACCCCCCAAAATAAGGAGAACCCGGAAAGATGCGCAATTACCATCACCTCCTCCTCGTACACTGCCGACCCCTCCCCCGCCTTGCTGCGCACAGTGTGCTCGTACTCATGGGCGGGGTCTCCGATGAAACGGCCCTTAATCAGCTGCGCTTCTCCAATCACATCATCTGTGGGCGGAGTCAGAAGGCACCAATCCAGGCAGTTCAGGCTGCAAGACACAGGCACCCCAAATTATCTGTGCACCCAACGTAGTGAGGGACCATACAGCACCCTGTGTTTCCCGTGCACCTGGCTCTGCTGCCCACGTTTCCAGTGCCCCCTCAATGCTGCCCCTCGTGTTTCCCGTCCACCCCTCAATGCTGCCCCTCGTGTTTCCCGTGCACCCCTCAATGCTGCCCCCCAtgtttcctgtgcacccctcactgctGCCCCCCATGTTTCCTGTGCCCCCATGCttcctgtgcacccctcactgctGCCCCCCCATGTTCCCTGTGCCCCCAtgtttcctgtgcacccctcactgctGCCCCCCCATGTTccctgtgcacccctcactgctGCCCCCCCATGTTccctgtgcacccctcactgctGCCCCCCATGTTTCCTGTGCCCCCTCACTGCTGCCCCCCATGTTCCCTGTGCCCCCAtgtttcctgtgcacccctcactgctGCCCCCCATGTTTCCTGTGCCCCCCTCACTGCTGCCCCCATGTTTCCTGTGCCCCCCTCACTGCTGCCCCCCATGCttcctgtgcacccctcactgctGCCCCCCCATGTTccctgtgcacccctcactgctGCCCCCCATGTTTCCTGTGCCCCCTCACTGCTGCCCCCCATGTTCCCTGTGCCCCCAtgtttcctgtgcacccctcactgctGCCCCCCATGTTccctgtgcacccctcactgctGCCCCCCATGTTTCCTGTGCCCCCTCACTGCTGCCCCCCATGTTCCCTGTGCCCCCAtgtttcctgtgcacccctcactgctGACCCCCGTGTTCCCTGTGCCCCCCTCACTGCTTCCCCCCGTGTTCCCTGTGCCCCCCTCACGGCTGCCCCCATGTTCCCTGTGCCCCCCTCACCTGTAGAATGTCCTCCGGCTGCTCAGCTGCTCGCCCCCGTCCGTGCCCTGTGCTATGTAGTAGTCCCCCTGGACCCCCAGGATCTTGCCCCAGAAGAAGACGCGGGACAGCCGCATGTCTCTCTGGAGCAGCAGCAGGGAGGTCCGCAGGACGGCGCTCTGCTCGGGGCTCAGGCCGGGCACCAGCTCCAGGGACAGGCTCAGGCTCTCGGCGTCCATCGCTTCCCGTACTCTGTGCGGCTCCGGCGCTCCCGTCTCCCTGAGAACAGTAACCAGGAGACGCTCCGGTCTCCATAGCAACGCGTTCAGTAACTAGGAAGTAAGCTTCTCCTTGACAACGGGCCACCCCCCCCTGACGTCACTTCCGCTTCTCGGCTCCGTTATCAGCGTGTTCCCAGGTCTTTATTCACGTGTTTTCTAGCGGATCCGTTAGGAAAGGACACCGGAAACCGTGAGGGAGGAGCCTGTGACATGTGTTCACACCTGGCGGCTGCGTGAGGTGTTCTGACCTGGGGAATAAAGTGTGAGCGCTGCTCCCTGAGAGGAGACCAGGGCCCACAGTGTCCGGAGTCAGGGGCGTGGCCGCAGGGCGGAGTCAGAGGCGTGGCCCCGTCTGGGAAAGACCGCCCTCATGCGCCGCGCAAGTATTGTCCCTCTGCAATGTTCAAAAGTCGGGAGGTGTGATACTGGGCAatttaaccccctcagccccgctagctaaaacccccttaatgaccagaccattctttacacttctgcactacactcctttcaccgcttattgctcggtcatgcaacttaccacccaaatgaattttacctccttttcttctcactaatagagctttcatttggtggtattttattgctgctgaaatttttccttttttttgttattaatcgaaatttactgaaatttttgtcaaaaaaatgacatttttcactttaagttgtaaatttttttttaaaaaacaacatccatatatacatttttctttaaatttattgttctacatgtctttgataaaaaaaaatgtttgggtaaaagttatagcgtttacaaactatggtacaaaaatgtgaatttccgctttttgaagcagctctgactttctgagcacctgtcatgattcctgaggttctacaatgcccagacagtagaaacaccccacaaatgaccccatttcggaaagtagacaccctaaagtattcactgatgggcatagtgagttcatagaactttttattttttgtcacaagttagtggaatcataattttccgctaacttgtgacaaaaaatacaacattctaggaactcgccatgcccctcacgaaataccttggggtgtcttctttccaaaatggggtcacttgtggggtagttatactgccctggcattctaggggcccagatgtgtgagaagaagtttgatgaccggtgaaatctgaaaggtgcactttggaatgtgagcccctttgcccacctaggctgcaaaaaagtgtcacacatctggtatcgccgtactcaggagaagttggggaatgtgttttggggtgtcattttacatatacccatgctgggtgagagaaatatctcggtcaaatgccaactttgtataaaaaaaaaatgggaaaaattgtcttttgaccaagatatttctctcacccagcatgggtatatgtaaaatgacaccccaaaacacattccccagcttctcctgagtacggcgataccacatgtgtcacacttttttgctgccaaggtgcgcaaaggggcccaaattccttttaggagggcatttttagacatttggatcacagacttcttctcacgctttagggcccctaaaatgccagggcagtataaataccccacatgtgaccccactttggaaagaagacaccccagggtattcaatgaggggcctggcgagttcatagaagatttttttttgggcacaagttagcagaaattgattttttttgttttttctcacaaagtctcactttccgctaacttgggacaaaaatttcaatctttcatggactcaatatgcccctcacggaataccttggggtgtcttctttccgaaatggggtcacatgtggggtatttatactgccctggcattttaggggccctaaagcgtgagaagaagtctgaaatataaatgtctaaacaatgttacgcatttggattccgtgaggggtatggcgagttcatgcgagatttaattttttgtcacaagttagtggaatatgagactttgtaagaaaaaacaaaaaaaatctatttccgctaacttgggccaaaaaaatgtctgcatggagccttacagggggggggggggtgatcaatgacaggggggtgatcagtggttcataaggggttaataagtgacggggggtgtagtgtagtggtgtttggtgctacttattactgacctacctgtgtcctctggtggtcgatcctaacaaaagggacaccagaggaccaggtagcaggtatattagacgctgttatcaaaacagcgtctaatataccagttaggggttaaaaaaaatcgcatctacagcctgccagcgaacgatcgccgctggcaggctggagatccactcgcttaccttccgttcctgtgaacgcgcgcacctgtgtgcgcgttcacaggaaatctcgcctctcgcgggaggacgcatatacgcgtgactctgcctgggacagccgcctgcgttaggcggtccggaggtggttaagccaCACCCTAAAAGGGTGTGGCTACAGGGGCGTGGTTTAGCAGGGGCATTGGTTGCTATGTCATATTGTGGCTTCcagtattaatagtgcccccggtaatagtaatgcccccattagtgccccccagtaatagtaatgcccccattagtgccccccagtaatagtaatgcccccttcGCTGCTTGTGATGACATCTCGCAGGTCCTATCCTCCAGTCAGCAGAGAGTGTTCACAGCGGCGCCACCAAATGGAGGAgggagtgtttatttttttatttttttaacacaagtggggggggggggggtaaaggctgcactaatgagcgCCCCACAATGGATGCATCATCGGTGACAGTCCTTACAGGAAAATACCGGCAATTATTGTTACTGGAAGAAAAAAATGACTGGCATCGGCAGGGCACTAAATTACTGTCTCGGCCGAAGTGCAGAATGACTGCTCAGCAGGTAACATCCGACCAGACTGCTGCAGAACCAACCCCACTCCCACCTGTCCCCCACCCCAGCTGTCACCAAACCGATTCTCTGCTCCAGACTCTTGGCTGCACCACTTCTCCGCTATGGACTGTTGGCCGCACCGATTCTACGATCAGGACTCTTGGCCTGAGAGTTCCCCTTTAAGGATGGCTTCCTGGGAGTCCGCTTTAAGCACGCCTCCCCGACAGTTCCCCTTTGAGCCCGCCTCCTTGACAGTTCCCATTTGGGCCCGCCTCCCCGACAGTTCCCCTTTGTGGCCGCCTCCCCGACGGTTCCCCTTTGTGGCCGCCTCCCCGACGGTTCCCCTTTGGGGCCGTCTCCCCCACGGTTCCCCCTTTGGGGCCGTCTCCCCCACGGTTCCCCCTTTGGGGCCGTCTCCCCCACGGTTCCCCCTTTGGGGCCGTCTCCCCCACGGTTCCCCCTTTGGGGCCGTCTCCCCGACGGTTCCCCCTTTGGGGCCGTCTCCCCGACGGGTCCCCCTTTGGGGCCGTCTCCCCGACGGTTCCCCCTTTGGGGCCGTCTCCCCGACGGTTCCCCCTTTGGGGCCGTCTCCCCGACGGTTCCCCCTTTGGGGCCGTCTCCCCGACGGTTCCCCTTTGGGGCAGTCTCCCCCACGATTCCCCTTTGGGGCCGCCTCGCCGACGGTTCCCCTTTGGGGCCGCCTCGCCGACGGTTCCCCTTTGGGGCCGCCTCGCCGACGGTTCCCCTTTAATTAATGTAAGAAGCGACACATGGAAACGATGAGACGGGAGCCGTGACAggtgccgccgccgccgccgagGAGCTTTTTCCGTGCAGTCTGCCAGTGACTCACATCTCTGCACCCACGTTCTGCAGTTACTACACTGTACAGTaagagctctgctacatcccgCGGTGTAGAGGGTACCGGACAGAAACAGTCCCCGTATAAGGCGTGTTTTCCGGATGCGACGCATGTTGTGCACATGAGTCCCGTTATTCACACGTCATCTCTGCGTTCAGCAGGTTCTGTGCTGCGCtccggctccatagaagtgaacgactctgtgtaaaaaaaacggaaggggCGCGGATGCAGTGTGCTTCTCGCTGATGGCTCCTGGGGATGATGAGGGTTATTCTTCAAGCAAGGGAAAAACTTCAgagtaggggctcatgcacacgaccgttgttgttttgccgtccgtttttccatatctgagttttttttcccctctgatttaagtcctcttccgttccgttattccacaagacatatccgtatggtttccgtatttaatccgttttttgcagatcgcgaacggaaacagtaacttattaatcaccaaacacatgagcagtaTGGGcagagcatttctacagtatggatccgcaaaatacggatcatATACGGAATtgttccatgtgcgttccgtattttttgcggacccattgacttgtggggcctcggactgtgatttgcggacaataataggacaggcactacttttttgcgcaacggaaatacggaaacggaatgcacacggagtaccttccgtttttgcagacccattgaagtgaatggttccgcatacggtccgaaaaaaagaaaatacgttcgtgtgcattttCCCTGAACAGACCCCGACTGTAATAAACCTAATGCTTTACATCCAGTCTTGTACTCCAGTCACGTCCAAAGCTGCAGTTATAATTCTACTGTTACATCATATCTTATACTCTAGTTTCATCCAGTGCTGCAGTCAAAATTCAGCTGAT
This is a stretch of genomic DNA from Bufo gargarizans isolate SCDJY-AF-19 chromosome 3, ASM1485885v1, whole genome shotgun sequence. It encodes these proteins:
- the RSPH9 gene encoding radial spoke head protein 9 homolog isoform X1 — its product is MDAESLSLSLELVPGLSPEQSAVLRTSLLLLQRDMRLSRVFFWGKILGVQGDYYIAQGTDGGEQLSSRRTFYSLNCLDWCLLTPPTDDVIGEAQLIKGRFIGDPAHEYEHTVRSKAGEGSAVYEEEVMKHFKEESRLVATIAMIDREAAVAPRGAFLKNPLGQVNVNSSFRGLTVSEAKRLSSFFHFTPTLHPKKKSLLEKADQDPAIDFLNSLEHDVPKGCWSLHWEQGSSVVVLRSLLWLGMTFYHIPLTPQHGYLYIGNGERNIDLPFMI
- the RSPH9 gene encoding radial spoke head protein 9 homolog isoform X2 codes for the protein MDAESLSLSLELVPGLSPEQSAVLRTSLLLLQRDMRLSRVFFWGKILGVQGDYYIAQGTDGGEQLSSRRTFYSLNCLDWCLLTPPTDDVIGEAQLIKGRFIGDPAHEYEHTVRSKAGEGSAVYEEEKHFKEESRLVATIAMIDREAAVAPRGAFLKNPLGQVNVNSSFRGLTVSEAKRLSSFFHFTPTLHPKKKSLLEKADQDPAIDFLNSLEHDVPKGCWSLHWEQGSSVVVLRSLLWLGMTFYHIPLTPQHGYLYIGNGERNIDLPFMI